The following are encoded together in the Bacillus sp. V2I10 genome:
- a CDS encoding LysE family translocator has product MDLILVLSFLGTAIFLTLMPGPDILFVIAQSISQNKKAGITTALGLCSGLVIHISAATLGISAVIYQSALAFAIVKYAGAAYLLFLAWQSFRERESDFAIGKQNSLNYKSLYKKGILMNILNPKVSLFFLALLPQFVDKTLGHASIQMLILGIIFMVQALIILIAVSVFSDKIRNLLLRKTFIAKRMNVIKGSLLGFIGLQIAFSEK; this is encoded by the coding sequence ATGGACTTAATATTAGTATTATCCTTTTTAGGAACGGCAATCTTTCTTACTTTGATGCCTGGTCCTGACATCCTGTTTGTAATTGCCCAAAGTATCTCACAAAATAAAAAAGCTGGTATAACAACAGCACTAGGGCTTTGCTCAGGACTAGTCATACACATATCTGCAGCGACCCTTGGCATTTCAGCAGTGATTTATCAATCAGCGCTGGCTTTTGCAATTGTTAAATACGCCGGGGCGGCTTATTTATTGTTTTTAGCTTGGCAGTCTTTTAGAGAAAGAGAATCTGATTTTGCAATTGGTAAACAGAATTCTTTAAACTATAAATCATTGTACAAAAAAGGTATTTTGATGAACATTCTAAATCCTAAAGTATCCTTATTCTTTTTAGCATTATTACCTCAATTTGTTGATAAAACGTTGGGGCATGCATCAATCCAAATGCTTATTTTAGGAATTATTTTTATGGTACAGGCTTTAATCATTTTAATAGCAGTTAGTGTATTTTCGGATAAAATACGTAATCTACTATTAAGAAAAACGTTTATAGCAAAGAGAATGAACGTCATAAAAGGTTCACTGCTGGGCTTTATTGGATTGCAAATTGCGTTTAGTGAAAAATAA
- a CDS encoding VOC family protein has protein sequence MTLGFHGFTNAKETIVELVDKKDDLFQEEGRVHHLAFTVKDIESEIERLKSHNVSFVNQSINTLPNGSKYIFFYGPDRERIESLEPLINGSDS, from the coding sequence GTGACTCTTGGTTTTCATGGATTTACGAACGCAAAAGAGACAATCGTTGAATTAGTAGACAAAAAGGATGATCTATTCCAAGAAGAGGGAAGGGTTCATCATCTCGCATTCACTGTTAAAGATATTGAATCCGAAATTGAACGCTTGAAATCTCATAATGTTTCATTTGTGAATCAAAGCATAAATACACTTCCTAATGGTTCTAAATATATCTTCTTTTATGGACCTGATAGGGAGAGAATTGAATCCCTTGAACCATTAATAAACGGATCGGATAGCTAG
- a CDS encoding M14 family zinc carboxypeptidase — protein MKNKKAISGLLAVSLLTTVPWSTALAESTKWVNVNQYEEQNGSLFNSENYNFMKFSQIGTKLTEIEKQSNRVKVEIKGTSAAGHPLYVVTIADPSTQGKFGPNKALRKQMFKNPEKAQEWIAKNPDFKVPIMINGSIHGTEFVGTDAIIQLIERFAKDNDEVTKNILADNILIFNIVQNPDGRIDATRFNSEGIDLNRDFITQSQPETQETVELIKEWNPMVFLDTHGYVKNYGPNLQGLIEPCTPPHNPNYEYDLYNKWALDQAKAMEAEIMGNQSEYGGSLYKTMEGSYIPQRNDAAGWDDYPPIFAPMYAMYHGAYGHTLEAPTNDEDGVKWQYDAIMGALKFATENKEEMITDQIEMFKRGINFEHPAHEEGFFPKAYILPVDDNDSTVTEKAVNHLLKNDVEVVQASKSFDVDGIIYPKGTYIVQMDQAKAGLVNTMLWDGEDISNDTPAMYDISAWSLPELWGFEAIATQTSVNVASKRVNQVTTQGTISGKGPFLIPNSSVKAVNLVNTLLQQGISVERDTEGTFYTEAEANKISSAVKESGLKIETEQIPDHTTIVKNLKVAILKDGGMGKVQSHSGTKLALKRLGFDVTELTPVQVAEQGLKEYDVFFYSGTENLISTNLSAANKEFGFQHEEQLASFKMNVESYLNEGGKYIAIGTGASRATKTLGLTDDTIEAGGSNSNGIVKVNYQGNGVTAGYDQDDIGFVYRPAWYSGAGVDNDEILAAYKDSSDFFVAGHWVGTTRAKAQGQPVMVREQDKDVILIGLEPGFRDHTDYLFRLLSNAIFEK, from the coding sequence ATGAAAAACAAGAAAGCAATCTCAGGTCTTTTAGCAGTAAGCTTACTTACAACCGTTCCATGGTCTACTGCTCTTGCCGAATCTACTAAATGGGTAAATGTAAATCAATATGAGGAACAGAATGGAAGTTTATTTAATAGTGAAAACTATAACTTTATGAAATTTTCTCAAATCGGTACAAAATTAACAGAGATTGAAAAACAATCAAATCGAGTAAAAGTTGAAATAAAGGGAACATCAGCTGCAGGTCACCCTCTATATGTTGTTACGATTGCCGATCCTTCTACTCAAGGAAAATTCGGACCTAATAAAGCACTTAGAAAACAAATGTTCAAAAACCCCGAAAAAGCTCAAGAGTGGATTGCGAAAAATCCAGACTTTAAAGTTCCTATTATGATCAATGGTTCCATCCATGGCACTGAGTTTGTAGGAACAGATGCGATAATTCAGCTAATAGAGCGCTTTGCAAAGGATAATGATGAGGTAACAAAGAACATTTTAGCAGATAATATTTTAATCTTTAATATTGTCCAAAATCCAGATGGCCGGATTGATGCTACTCGTTTTAATAGTGAAGGGATTGATTTAAATCGTGATTTTATCACTCAGTCACAGCCAGAAACACAGGAAACCGTTGAACTTATAAAAGAATGGAATCCTATGGTATTTTTAGATACACACGGATATGTTAAAAACTATGGTCCTAACTTGCAAGGATTAATCGAACCTTGTACACCTCCACACAACCCGAACTATGAATATGATTTGTATAATAAGTGGGCATTGGATCAAGCAAAAGCAATGGAAGCTGAGATCATGGGAAATCAGAGTGAATATGGAGGAAGTCTATACAAGACGATGGAAGGAAGTTATATTCCACAACGTAACGATGCAGCAGGTTGGGATGATTATCCCCCTATTTTCGCACCTATGTATGCAATGTACCACGGAGCATATGGACATACTTTAGAAGCACCAACTAATGATGAAGATGGAGTTAAGTGGCAATATGACGCGATTATGGGTGCTTTAAAATTTGCAACAGAAAATAAAGAAGAAATGATTACAGATCAAATTGAAATGTTTAAACGGGGAATTAATTTTGAGCACCCTGCGCATGAGGAAGGATTTTTCCCGAAAGCATACATCCTGCCAGTTGATGACAATGACTCGACAGTAACCGAAAAGGCTGTTAACCATTTACTCAAAAATGATGTTGAAGTTGTACAAGCATCTAAATCATTCGATGTGGACGGAATAATCTATCCGAAAGGTACATACATTGTCCAAATGGATCAAGCGAAAGCGGGCTTAGTAAATACAATGCTATGGGATGGCGAAGATATTTCAAACGATACACCTGCTATGTATGATATTTCTGCATGGAGTTTACCAGAGCTATGGGGCTTTGAAGCAATTGCTACTCAAACTAGTGTAAATGTTGCTTCTAAAAGGGTTAACCAAGTAACAACACAAGGCACCATTTCTGGTAAAGGTCCTTTCCTTATCCCGAATAGCTCTGTAAAGGCTGTTAATCTAGTAAATACTTTACTTCAGCAAGGAATTAGTGTTGAACGAGATACAGAAGGTACTTTTTACACAGAAGCAGAAGCAAATAAAATTTCTTCTGCTGTGAAGGAATCGGGACTCAAAATTGAGACTGAGCAAATCCCAGATCATACAACAATTGTTAAAAACTTAAAAGTTGCCATTTTAAAAGACGGCGGTATGGGAAAAGTTCAATCTCATTCTGGTACAAAGCTAGCGCTAAAACGACTCGGTTTTGATGTAACAGAACTTACTCCTGTTCAGGTTGCTGAACAAGGATTAAAAGAGTATGACGTCTTTTTCTACAGTGGTACTGAAAATCTTATTTCGACGAATTTAAGTGCTGCAAATAAAGAATTTGGATTCCAACATGAAGAACAATTGGCATCCTTTAAAATGAATGTAGAATCCTATCTGAATGAAGGAGGGAAATACATTGCAATCGGGACTGGCGCATCAAGAGCTACTAAAACTCTTGGTTTAACAGATGATACGATCGAAGCTGGAGGCAGTAACAGTAACGGTATCGTGAAAGTGAACTATCAAGGTAATGGAGTAACAGCTGGTTATGATCAAGATGACATAGGTTTTGTCTATCGTCCTGCATGGTATTCAGGAGCAGGAGTTGATAACGATGAAATATTAGCTGCTTATAAAGACTCATCCGATTTCTTTGTAGCTGGACATTGGGTAGGTACTACCAGAGCTAAAGCTCAAGGACAACCGGTAATGGTTCGTGAACAAGATAAAGATGTAATATTAATCGGGTTAGAGCCAGGATTCCGTGATCACACAGACTATCTCTTTAGACTCCTTTCAAATGCTATTTTTGAAAAATAA
- a CDS encoding M14 family metallopeptidase — translation MKKVLKKRSIPVLLTASFLLAPAVSAETPYYGKDYSQPEQVRPLFPEVEATDGTPAFVKDEEAFTTQEEMLDYIEELKGKSPYVSVKNIGTSQNGLEIPALYFTKDQKINPSYLSRKPTVWIQSQIHGNEPASGESILAIASRLTGDLGDEVLDKINVIVVPRVNPDGSYNFKRQLQNGLDGNRDHVKLESPEVQAIHHEFNKFTPEVVIDAHEYSPYTSSFDQFGEDGLLKYHDILLLSGRNLNIPEKIRTMSDSLYIDPTLNTLEDKGFTGDRYYTTGVTNGEIDILEGGTEPRIGRNSFGLQTSFSFLVESRGIAIGREDFGRRVAAQIATHEHILRQTAENAKKVKTTVALERAKLVRKGLLPNDKDPIIVNSEAAELENQTLEMIDIASGTVKDIPVNYFSATKAEPTLTRERPTAYVLKPEQAEIAAKLQNQGLKGFQLPKQMKLSVEAYDVTSKEYTEKYEGKQLVEVQTELEKKDVVFPKGTYVFLSAQPENNLLSLSLEPESIDSYVTFGYIPSEVGKELPVYRFMFDGKKLK, via the coding sequence ATGAAAAAGGTTCTTAAGAAAAGGTCAATTCCAGTATTACTGACAGCCAGTTTTTTATTAGCCCCAGCAGTCAGTGCCGAAACACCTTATTACGGGAAGGATTACAGCCAGCCTGAACAGGTACGGCCTCTGTTTCCTGAGGTAGAGGCAACGGATGGAACACCTGCATTTGTGAAAGATGAAGAAGCATTTACAACTCAGGAGGAAATGCTTGATTACATAGAAGAGCTGAAAGGGAAGAGTCCATACGTTTCAGTGAAAAACATTGGCACTTCACAAAATGGCCTTGAAATACCGGCCCTCTATTTTACTAAAGATCAAAAAATCAATCCTAGTTATTTATCACGAAAACCAACTGTGTGGATTCAAAGTCAGATTCACGGCAATGAGCCGGCAAGCGGAGAATCTATTTTGGCGATTGCGAGCCGATTGACAGGTGATCTTGGAGACGAGGTATTAGATAAAATTAACGTCATTGTCGTTCCGCGAGTGAATCCGGATGGTTCGTACAATTTCAAACGTCAGCTGCAAAACGGACTTGATGGAAACCGGGACCATGTAAAGCTTGAGTCTCCAGAGGTACAGGCAATTCATCATGAATTTAACAAATTTACGCCTGAAGTTGTGATTGATGCGCATGAATACTCCCCGTATACGAGTTCATTTGATCAATTCGGCGAGGATGGGCTGCTAAAGTATCATGATATCCTCCTATTATCGGGAAGAAACTTAAACATTCCTGAAAAAATCCGCACAATGTCCGACAGCCTGTATATAGATCCGACTTTAAATACTTTAGAAGACAAGGGCTTTACAGGTGACCGCTATTATACAACTGGTGTAACAAACGGGGAGATCGACATTCTTGAAGGGGGAACTGAACCCCGCATTGGACGGAACTCGTTTGGCCTGCAGACATCGTTTTCATTTTTAGTTGAGAGCCGCGGAATTGCCATTGGAAGAGAAGATTTCGGCCGCCGTGTTGCCGCTCAAATCGCGACCCACGAGCATATTTTAAGGCAGACCGCAGAGAATGCGAAAAAGGTAAAAACGACAGTTGCCTTAGAACGGGCAAAGCTTGTTAGAAAAGGGCTGCTTCCTAATGATAAAGATCCAATCATCGTAAACAGCGAAGCAGCTGAGCTTGAAAATCAAACACTTGAAATGATTGATATCGCTTCAGGTACTGTAAAAGATATTCCAGTGAACTATTTCAGCGCAACAAAAGCAGAACCGACGTTAACGAGAGAACGCCCGACAGCCTATGTGCTGAAGCCTGAACAGGCAGAAATTGCTGCCAAGCTTCAGAATCAGGGATTGAAAGGGTTCCAGCTGCCAAAGCAAATGAAGCTTTCAGTTGAAGCCTACGATGTAACAAGCAAAGAGTACACGGAGAAGTATGAAGGCAAACAGCTTGTAGAAGTACAGACAGAGCTTGAAAAGAAAGATGTCGTGTTCCCGAAAGGCACTTATGTATTCTTATCTGCACAGCCAGAAAACAACTTGCTGTCACTCTCTTTAGAGCCGGAATCGATTGACAGCTATGTCACATTTGGATACATTCCCTCTGAAGTTGGAAAAGAGCTGCCGGTCTACAGGTTTATGTTTGACGGGAAGAAGCTGAAGTAA
- a CDS encoding small acid-soluble spore protein H: protein MNKQRAQEIAASPVMANVTYNEAPIYIQNVDENNETARIYPIDEPQNEQVVPLSNLKEH, encoded by the coding sequence ATGAACAAACAACGTGCACAAGAGATTGCTGCATCACCAGTTATGGCTAATGTAACCTATAATGAAGCTCCAATCTATATTCAGAATGTGGATGAAAACAATGAAACAGCTAGAATTTATCCTATTGATGAACCACAGAATGAACAAGTGGTTCCTTTGTCTAACTTAAAAGAACATTAA
- a CDS encoding GxGYxYP domain-containing protein, which yields MNNRKKIISWMTILLIMMACHPLYTTAKAQYPEHIYVIKTSEMSAEEATMIATLQGLLAQQNSKIQLYLDRDYGGYQTWLKDLEENYGIPYSYTDNPWELVKKSKIKDYILFKKGDDSINSATSLAGVTGAIAVEESLVSKAEFYGLKEKMDVRGKDEKWVKDHYWPQFKKDKIVEQKEDFAFQLRDFAVKEKSMIFYDGNSPFRSELMEGLKKDSTAFGWGDASSGEDQFISPSSKAGVFTIPSDHASNLSILSTIKTGPLKQKTADTKREANKNTHYVTFLMTDGDNVQWLLGDFQSDNRWFSSKERGTFNMGWGISPLLSELAPSVMNWYYESASEGEHSDQFVVGPSGTGYMYPSQYPEKELNKHVKKLNQYMGKTDLHIAQIIDFNSLENKSLWNKYTSQNNIDALFYLEYSRYDTHKGKIVWSNDKPIISAREMLWSGLVGADEQSVIESINSAPRNPESEQGYTLVLVHAWSKSLSDVKTVVEQLDSDVEVVTPEDFSSLIKENVTH from the coding sequence ATGAATAATCGTAAAAAAATTATATCATGGATGACCATACTGCTTATCATGATGGCTTGTCATCCACTATATACAACAGCTAAAGCACAGTATCCGGAGCATATTTACGTAATCAAAACGTCTGAAATGTCGGCTGAAGAAGCGACAATGATTGCCACTCTTCAAGGCTTATTGGCTCAGCAAAACTCAAAAATTCAGCTTTACCTTGACCGCGATTATGGCGGGTATCAAACATGGTTAAAGGACTTGGAAGAAAACTATGGCATCCCATACTCTTATACGGACAATCCTTGGGAACTTGTGAAGAAATCTAAAATAAAGGACTATATTCTATTTAAAAAAGGAGATGATTCGATCAATTCCGCAACAAGTTTAGCTGGGGTGACCGGAGCAATTGCGGTTGAGGAAAGTCTTGTGAGCAAGGCAGAATTTTATGGTTTAAAAGAAAAAATGGATGTGAGAGGCAAAGATGAAAAATGGGTAAAGGATCATTATTGGCCTCAATTTAAGAAGGATAAAATTGTTGAACAAAAAGAGGATTTTGCCTTCCAATTAAGAGATTTTGCAGTGAAAGAAAAGTCGATGATTTTTTATGACGGAAACTCGCCTTTCCGTTCTGAATTAATGGAGGGACTTAAAAAAGATTCAACAGCATTTGGATGGGGAGATGCATCCTCAGGGGAGGATCAATTTATATCTCCATCATCAAAAGCCGGTGTATTTACGATTCCTTCTGACCATGCTTCTAATCTATCGATATTATCAACTATTAAAACCGGACCTCTTAAGCAGAAAACAGCTGATACAAAGCGGGAGGCAAACAAAAACACCCATTATGTTACATTTTTGATGACAGATGGAGATAATGTCCAGTGGCTTCTCGGTGATTTTCAATCAGACAACAGGTGGTTTTCGAGTAAAGAAAGAGGCACCTTCAATATGGGCTGGGGAATATCCCCGCTGCTTTCTGAACTGGCTCCTTCAGTTATGAACTGGTATTATGAAAGCGCTTCAGAGGGAGAGCACTCTGATCAATTTGTAGTCGGACCATCTGGAACAGGCTATATGTATCCGAGTCAATATCCAGAGAAGGAATTAAATAAGCATGTAAAAAAGCTAAATCAATATATGGGTAAAACAGATCTGCACATTGCACAAATTATTGATTTCAACTCACTGGAAAATAAATCTCTTTGGAACAAATATACCTCGCAGAATAATATAGACGCCTTGTTTTACCTTGAATATTCAAGGTATGACACCCATAAAGGGAAAATTGTCTGGTCAAACGATAAGCCGATCATATCTGCCAGAGAAATGTTATGGAGCGGACTTGTTGGTGCAGATGAACAAAGTGTCATAGAAAGCATCAATTCAGCACCGCGAAATCCTGAAAGTGAACAAGGCTACACACTCGTTTTGGTACATGCATGGAGCAAGTCGCTTTCCGATGTGAAGACCGTAGTGGAACAGCTCGATTCAGATGTAGAGGTCGTGACACCAGAAGATTTTTCGTCCCTCATTAAAGAGAATGTAACCCATTAA
- a CDS encoding NupC/NupG family nucleoside CNT transporter: MKYLIALLGLAIVLGLAWVASSDRKKIKFKPVALMIVIQILLTFLLLNTKFGLVMITAIANGFGKLLGYANEGISFVFGGIANDGQAPFFLNVLLPIVFISALIGIFQYLKILPFIMKGIGLVLSKINGMGKLESYNAVASAIVGQSEVFITVKKQLGQLTSQRLYTLCASAMSTVSMSIVGAYMTMIEPRYVVTAIVINLFGGFIIASIINPYTVTDEEDILVIQEEKQSFFEMLGEYIMDGFKVAIIVGAMLIGFVALIAAVNNIFDMIFGITFQGILGYIFAPIAFIMGVPMSEAVAAGGIMATKLVTNEFVAMMDLAKVSENFSERTLGIISVFLVSFANFSSIGIIAGAVKGLHEKQGNVVARFGLKLLYGATLVSILSAIIVSIVL, from the coding sequence ATGAAATACCTAATAGCCCTACTCGGTCTAGCGATCGTACTAGGATTAGCATGGGTTGCAAGCAGCGACCGCAAAAAAATTAAGTTCAAACCTGTAGCTCTTATGATTGTGATTCAAATTCTGTTAACTTTCCTGCTTCTGAATACTAAATTTGGCCTTGTCATGATCACAGCTATTGCGAATGGTTTCGGAAAATTATTAGGATATGCAAACGAAGGGATCTCCTTTGTATTCGGCGGAATTGCCAATGATGGACAAGCTCCGTTCTTCTTGAATGTTTTACTTCCTATCGTCTTTATCTCAGCACTTATTGGTATTTTCCAATACCTTAAAATTCTTCCTTTTATTATGAAAGGAATCGGACTTGTTCTAAGCAAGATCAATGGAATGGGCAAATTAGAATCTTATAACGCTGTAGCATCTGCCATTGTTGGACAATCTGAAGTATTCATCACCGTAAAAAAACAGCTGGGCCAATTAACATCACAGCGTCTTTACACGCTTTGTGCATCCGCTATGTCAACCGTATCCATGTCTATCGTTGGTGCTTACATGACTATGATCGAGCCAAGATATGTTGTAACGGCAATCGTCATCAACCTGTTCGGCGGATTTATTATTGCATCGATTATCAATCCTTATACAGTTACAGATGAAGAAGATATCTTGGTGATTCAAGAAGAAAAGCAATCCTTCTTCGAAATGCTTGGCGAATATATCATGGACGGATTTAAAGTAGCTATTATCGTAGGTGCAATGCTTATCGGTTTCGTTGCCTTAATTGCTGCTGTAAACAATATTTTTGATATGATTTTCGGCATTACGTTCCAGGGAATCTTGGGCTACATTTTTGCACCAATTGCGTTCATTATGGGTGTTCCTATGAGTGAAGCAGTTGCTGCTGGCGGAATTATGGCTACTAAATTAGTGACAAACGAATTCGTTGCGATGATGGATTTGGCAAAAGTATCTGAGAACTTCAGCGAACGCACACTTGGAATTATCTCTGTGTTCCTAGTATCTTTTGCGAACTTCTCCTCTATCGGAATTATTGCAGGTGCTGTTAAAGGACTTCATGAAAAACAAGGGAACGTTGTTGCCCGCTTTGGATTGAAACTGCTTTACGGTGCTACACTTGTAAGTATATTATCTGCGATCATTGTTAGTATCGTACTATAA
- a CDS encoding patatin-like phospholipase family protein: MKADAVFEGGGVRGIAFTGAIQAMEEEQVEWERLAGTSAGAVIASLLACGYKSYEIRDLLKEMDVSKFRGKSFLNYIPIVGSLFELMIHLGFYKNDYLEKWVDTLLAAKGIRTFADLPENKLKIIASDVSNGEILILPDDLTKYNMTRSDLKISTAVMMSASLPFFFRPVIWKSKSRYKSYILDGGLLSNFPIWIFDSKDEPRFPTFGFLFVKDEIKMGAVIPTPVHLFKNIFKTMLQAHDLRHLTEETKGRTIQIPTGGITATDFELKDEEIDFLYESGYSSAKAFLENWNFEKYKELRKKNKKD; encoded by the coding sequence ATGAAGGCAGATGCCGTATTTGAAGGCGGTGGAGTGAGGGGAATTGCTTTCACGGGAGCGATCCAGGCGATGGAGGAAGAACAAGTAGAGTGGGAAAGGCTTGCCGGGACCTCGGCAGGAGCCGTAATCGCTTCACTTCTGGCATGCGGCTATAAGAGCTATGAAATTCGTGATTTGCTGAAAGAAATGGATGTCTCAAAATTTAGAGGAAAATCATTTCTGAACTATATTCCGATTGTCGGAAGCCTGTTTGAGCTTATGATTCATCTAGGATTTTACAAGAATGATTATTTGGAAAAATGGGTGGACACTCTTCTTGCCGCAAAAGGCATCAGGACGTTTGCTGATTTGCCTGAAAATAAATTGAAGATTATTGCTTCTGATGTATCAAATGGTGAAATTCTCATATTACCTGATGATTTAACAAAGTACAACATGACCCGAAGCGACTTGAAAATATCAACCGCTGTCATGATGAGTGCATCCCTTCCGTTTTTTTTTCGGCCCGTCATATGGAAATCAAAATCGAGATATAAATCTTATATTTTAGATGGCGGGCTGCTCAGCAACTTTCCCATTTGGATTTTTGATTCAAAAGATGAACCCCGCTTTCCGACGTTTGGCTTTCTGTTTGTGAAGGATGAGATTAAGATGGGTGCGGTGATCCCGACACCTGTTCATCTATTTAAAAATATTTTTAAAACCATGCTGCAGGCCCATGATCTCAGACATTTGACAGAAGAAACAAAGGGAAGGACGATTCAAATTCCAACAGGAGGCATTACTGCAACAGATTTTGAGCTGAAAGATGAAGAAATAGATTTTCTTTATGAATCAGGATATTCATCAGCAAAGGCGTTTTTAGAAAATTGGAATTTTGAGAAATATAAAGAATTACGAAAAAAAAATAAAAAAGATTAG
- a CDS encoding YitT family protein, whose translation MKERALFFITGLLILTLGVALIIKSGLGASSWDALAVGESNMFGLTVGTCIFINGIALIFINAFLLKKKPELLAAASILLIGALIDFWLLVVLKHYSPTVLFFQASALIAGILSMGVGVAIYLQAKFPASPMDTLMVAIHTRFGLNLRNSRIISEAFALLLAFIFQGAIGIGTFIVTLTLGFVVQYFYPKFEGLLFKMSSKLSYK comes from the coding sequence ATGAAAGAAAGAGCTTTATTTTTCATCACAGGATTATTAATTTTAACATTAGGTGTAGCATTGATTATTAAATCAGGTTTAGGCGCTTCCTCTTGGGATGCACTGGCTGTAGGTGAATCAAACATGTTTGGCCTGACAGTGGGAACTTGTATTTTCATTAATGGAATCGCTTTAATTTTTATAAATGCATTCTTGCTGAAGAAAAAGCCTGAACTTTTAGCAGCAGCAAGTATTCTTTTAATTGGAGCACTGATTGATTTCTGGCTTTTGGTTGTTTTAAAGCATTATTCACCGACTGTTCTGTTTTTCCAGGCTTCAGCTCTTATCGCCGGCATTCTTTCAATGGGCGTCGGAGTAGCCATATATTTGCAGGCTAAATTTCCTGCAAGCCCGATGGACACATTGATGGTAGCCATTCATACACGTTTTGGCTTGAATTTAAGAAACTCAAGAATTATCAGTGAAGCATTTGCTCTTCTTCTTGCTTTTATTTTTCAAGGGGCAATAGGAATCGGGACATTTATCGTCACGCTTACATTAGGGTTTGTTGTTCAGTATTTTTACCCTAAATTTGAAGGTTTATTATTTAAAATGAGTAGCAAACTATCTTATAAATAA
- a CDS encoding glycoside hydrolase family 76 protein gives MKSIVSLLITLCIFLSIFSPMRVQAKQHQTQNAERAVQSYESLQHYFYKKDSKLYLEEFPYQSGNPYSYVWPFSQAMAGTIDLSGVPKIGSDYEDDVQDRLDALELYWNEEKQPKGYDSYVLAPYGHGGDFFYDDNEWIGLEFIQLYKMTHDKKYLERAKEIFNLVVYGWDNDSSHPASGGVFWTQAAWSSDRNTVSNAPGAELGFHLYEITGKTHYFQWAKKMYDWTNQYMLAPNGLFWDHIDLAGTIEKTQWSYNQGVMIGANVLLYRITNEKKYLTRAESIANAALAYYEEEERLYKQPARFNAIFFKNLLLLEAETKNKEYSHAMQTYADKVWEQYRDPETGLFKFDGEHPVTLLEQSAMVQIYASLAWKKKDYRKKA, from the coding sequence ATGAAATCAATTGTTAGTCTGCTAATTACATTGTGCATCTTCTTATCAATCTTTAGTCCAATGAGGGTTCAGGCAAAGCAGCATCAAACTCAAAATGCAGAAAGAGCCGTTCAATCATATGAGTCTCTGCAGCATTACTTTTATAAGAAAGATTCAAAATTGTATTTAGAGGAATTTCCCTATCAAAGCGGAAATCCATATTCCTATGTTTGGCCTTTTTCTCAAGCGATGGCAGGAACCATTGACTTATCAGGAGTACCAAAGATAGGTTCAGATTATGAAGATGATGTACAAGACCGTTTAGATGCGCTTGAACTGTATTGGAACGAAGAAAAACAGCCAAAAGGCTATGACTCTTATGTCCTTGCTCCGTATGGACATGGGGGAGATTTTTTTTATGACGATAATGAATGGATTGGTCTTGAGTTTATTCAGCTCTATAAAATGACTCATGACAAGAAGTATTTAGAAAGAGCAAAAGAAATATTTAATCTTGTAGTCTATGGATGGGACAATGATTCATCACATCCTGCTTCCGGTGGTGTCTTTTGGACACAAGCAGCCTGGAGCAGCGATCGGAATACAGTGTCAAATGCTCCAGGGGCCGAGCTTGGGTTCCATCTATATGAAATAACAGGCAAGACTCATTATTTTCAATGGGCAAAGAAAATGTATGACTGGACAAATCAATACATGCTCGCACCTAACGGGCTTTTTTGGGATCATATTGATTTAGCGGGAACGATTGAAAAAACGCAATGGAGCTACAACCAGGGTGTAATGATTGGAGCGAATGTTCTTTTATACCGTATTACGAATGAGAAAAAATATTTGACAAGAGCAGAAAGCATTGCAAATGCAGCTTTAGCCTATTACGAAGAAGAAGAGCGACTGTATAAACAGCCAGCGAGATTCAATGCGATTTTCTTTAAAAACCTTTTATTGCTAGAAGCAGAAACAAAAAACAAAGAATATTCCCATGCGATGCAAACATATGCAGACAAGGTCTGGGAGCAGTATCGAGACCCTGAAACAGGACTATTTAAATTTGACGGTGAACATCCTGTTACTCTTCTGGAACAATCAGCTATGGTGCAAATTTATGCTTCGCTTGCCTGGAAGAAAAAAGATTACCGGAAAAAAGCTTAA